In the genome of Aneurinibacillus migulanus, the window AGTCTGTCGCCTTGCTATTACTAAACCTTTGCCTTGCTGCTAAATCCTCATTCTTATTTGTTTTTAAATTTGTTGCACTCGATAGCGACCGCTCACCATTCCGGGTAAAGAGTACCGTTACTCCGTGCCGGGTTAGTACCTTGCCGACTAATTGTGCCAAGGCAAAGGCACGTTCATGTTCCTGCAGTCCATTTCCACATGCTCCGGGGTCCGGCATTCCGTGCCCTGGATCAATCAAAACTAATTTACTCACTCTATATTCCCCCTTGTCATATTGGTACAACTTATACCGCTGAATAATGTTCATCAGTTTATCTGGATACGTTGGGTCGGTAGCATAGCCGGCTTTCCATACCTCGACACAGGCCGCCCGCCAATCAGTGCCGATAACCTTTGCATACCGGGGAGTTAACAAGCGTTCTGAACGGCATTTAATGCATTCTCCCCAAGAGTTGTATTTACAGAAAATAGACTTTTCTGTTGTTTTCTTACCGTTCCGATACTCAGGCGATTCTTTTTCGTATGTACCAGCTGGACCAGTACCTTTGAGGCCGAATAAGTTGTTGGCCTTCTTCGCCAACTCTGATTCTCCCCATCCGGTTTCAAGAATAGCCTGGGCAATTGTGAGAGAGGCCGGAATCCCGACCTTTTTGTTTTCCTCAATTGCAGCATCTTTGATTTTGCTGATAAATGCTTGTGGCTCCATTTGGTATCCTCTCCTTACATCGCAGGTCGATCCGGCGTGTCTGGTGGTTGTTTTTCTTCTTCTGAACGTTTGCGGAGTTGGAGTAGAGCACTACGTAATTGGGGCGGTACAGGCATCCCGCATCGGACCATATTTTCTAGCATGGATAGCCCTTCGTTTGCGATATAAAAGTAAATCGTGATGTTACGGAAGAAACCGGGGGAATTTAGGGCTAAATCAACTTTATGTGCGGCAGCCACGGCCAGAAAGATAAATAGCTTCTTTGGAATACGTCGGAAGCCTATGGCGCTAGATAAACGCTTCTCTACACAAGCGGCGCCGATACCCGTTGCATAATCTGCAATCACCATAAACATAAGTACATCTAACAATTGCGACCATCCCCCGAAGAGATATAGCGCAACGGAAGCCAATCCCGCTTTAAAGGCTACCTCTCTTATATTCATCCCCAGTAACACAACCGTGGAGGCAATCCCTAACCCAAGGGCTATTTTTTTCATCCTCATTCCTCTCTTTCACCCCCTTTCGAGGGAAACAATAAAAGGGAGCTGCATATGCAACTCCCAAAATAAAAACGCCTCTCTTTATCGAGAAGCGCTTACGCAGTTTCTGTAGCCAGATCACCGCAACCTAATAGTTCTAATTGACGTTTGACTTCTGGCTTCAATGTAGCCGGTACGTCAGCGTAACTGATTTCCTGATCGATAATGAACGTCACATAAATCACCGCAATACGTGGAAACATCGTATCACCCCCTTTCAAAAGAAAAAGAGCGACCGATAAGAAAAGACGAGCGAGTTTAGCTCTCATCTTCCTTCAGTAGCTCCTTTACTTTGTCTTGAATGCTTTCTGGAACATCAGTGATTTGAATATCACCGTCTTTTATAGCATTTACATAGACTTTTGCAACTGACATGTTATTGTCCTCCGTTTTGCATCGCGTCAAGCGCTTCGTACAGTTCCATAATGGCAAAGCCATTATCTTTGTTCCGCTGTTTTTCCCGAGCGAGGTCTTGTTCAAGTTGTTGTATGATTTCATCCTTTTGTATGTTACTAAGTT includes:
- a CDS encoding phage holin family protein; the encoded protein is MKKIALGLGIASTVVLLGMNIREVAFKAGLASVALYLFGGWSQLLDVLMFMVIADYATGIGAACVEKRLSSAIGFRRIPKKLFIFLAVAAAHKVDLALNSPGFFRNITIYFYIANEGLSMLENMVRCGMPVPPQLRSALLQLRKRSEEEKQPPDTPDRPAM
- a CDS encoding glucosaminidase domain-containing protein; amino-acid sequence: MEPQAFISKIKDAAIEENKKVGIPASLTIAQAILETGWGESELAKKANNLFGLKGTGPAGTYEKESPEYRNGKKTTEKSIFCKYNSWGECIKCRSERLLTPRYAKVIGTDWRAACVEVWKAGYATDPTYPDKLMNIIQRYKLYQYDKGEYRVSKLVLIDPGHGMPDPGACGNGLQEHERAFALAQLVGKVLTRHGVTVLFTRNGERSLSSATNLKTNKNEDLAARQRFSNSKATD
- a CDS encoding CD1375 family protein, translating into MSVAKVYVNAIKDGDIQITDVPESIQDKVKELLKEDES